One Spiribacter halobius DNA segment encodes these proteins:
- a CDS encoding TSCPD domain-containing protein, with the protein MAVKIDSKIIDYEVARANAEDDKAAASAGPDIEHMHEEFQRPERLEGQTYKIKTPLSEHALYVTINDVILNEGTEHELRRPFEVFINSKNMDHFQWIVALTRIISAVFRKGGDCTFLVEELRSVFDPRGGYFKKGGKFMPSLVAEIGDVIEQHLKSIGMMEPEGLDDHQRRFIEQKRAEAEARSPQKPVEPDCDDSTDQYPPGAELCAKCHTKAMVVMDGCLTCLNCGESKCG; encoded by the coding sequence ATGGCCGTCAAGATCGACAGCAAAATCATTGACTACGAAGTGGCCAGGGCCAATGCTGAGGATGACAAGGCTGCTGCCAGCGCCGGCCCGGACATTGAGCACATGCACGAGGAGTTCCAGCGCCCGGAACGCCTGGAGGGGCAGACCTACAAGATCAAGACCCCGCTCTCCGAGCACGCCCTCTACGTCACCATCAACGACGTGATCCTCAACGAGGGCACCGAGCACGAGCTGCGCCGCCCCTTCGAGGTGTTCATCAACTCGAAGAACATGGACCACTTCCAGTGGATCGTGGCGCTCACCCGCATCATCTCCGCCGTCTTCCGCAAGGGCGGTGACTGCACCTTCCTGGTGGAGGAGCTGCGCAGCGTCTTCGACCCCCGCGGCGGCTACTTCAAGAAGGGCGGCAAGTTCATGCCCTCGCTGGTGGCCGAGATCGGCGACGTCATCGAGCAGCACCTGAAGTCCATCGGCATGATGGAGCCGGAGGGTCTCGACGACCACCAGCGCCGCTTCATCGAGCAGAAGCGCGCCGAGGCCGAGGCCCGCTCCCCGCAGAAGCCCGTCGAGCCCGACTGCGACGACAGCACCGACCAGTACCCCCCGGGGGCCGAGCTCTGCGCCAAGTGCCACACCAAGGCCATGGTGGTGATGGACGGGTGCCTGACGTGCCTCAATTGCGGGGAGTCGAAGTGCGGGTGA